The following are encoded together in the SAR86 cluster bacterium genome:
- a CDS encoding dTDP-4-dehydrorhamnose 3,5-epimerase family protein, whose product MELEETSIQGAYLIKHQSFSDDRGLFYEMVAQDVLNGVDSPELNKINISESNYGVLRGLHYQIKEPQIKFVSCLKGKVIDFAVDIRKQSSSFGEVIQYELTEEEPETLYLPLGVAHGFISLSERSLLLYLVSGIYNNKLERGINYKSIDLNLPIEPILINKRDTNWPNFDEAEYYENKI is encoded by the coding sequence ATGGAACTTGAAGAAACAAGCATACAAGGTGCCTACCTTATAAAACATCAATCTTTCTCAGATGATAGAGGCCTTTTCTATGAAATGGTAGCCCAAGATGTACTGAATGGAGTAGATAGTCCTGAGTTAAATAAAATTAATATTTCTGAATCAAACTATGGAGTTCTAAGGGGGCTCCATTATCAAATAAAGGAGCCCCAAATAAAATTTGTTTCATGCTTGAAAGGTAAAGTAATTGATTTTGCAGTTGATATAAGGAAACAGTCTTCTTCATTTGGAGAGGTAATCCAATATGAACTTACTGAAGAAGAGCCAGAAACATTATATTTACCTTTAGGTGTTGCCCATGGATTTATTAGCCTTTCTGAAAGGTCATTGCTTCTATATCTTGTGTCTGGAATCTATAATAACAAGTTGGAGAGAGGTATTAATTATAAAAGTATTGATCTTAACTTACCCATAGAACCTATTTTAATAAATAAAAGAGATACAAACTGGCCAAATTTTGATGAAGCAGAATACTATGAGAATAAAATATGA
- a CDS encoding class I SAM-dependent methyltransferase: MKCRFSGKDIPRIITFGQMPLGNGFLKEQNPKEEYFYEMSVSVNSEIGLLQLEEQPDPTQMFHENYAFYSRSSSFMKLHFKEMAGEIKSLLQNKFSNDKNPFVVEIGSNDGVMLEHLVVNDIPCLGVEPSKNVAEISHEYGVETINEFMSEITANNILASYSEANVIYSANVFCHIPDLNDLAKACSVLLKDGGYLIFEDPYLADILEKISYDQIYDEHVYLFSCFAVKNIFGKYGLRLVDCKHLNTHGGSMRYYLRKSSSTEESDQLKNQLEYEEKLGVLSMPSYKEFSDKCEIAKKGFKSKLESLKEDKKTILGYGATSKSTTILNYCEVGPELIDFIVDTTPTKQNTFTPGKHIPVLPYTKFSPHPDVSVLFAWNHQKEIMAKEEQYKGEWMTHLYKEYQ, translated from the coding sequence ATGAAATGTAGATTTAGCGGAAAAGATATTCCTCGAATAATAACCTTTGGGCAAATGCCGTTAGGGAATGGTTTTTTAAAAGAACAGAATCCAAAAGAAGAATACTTCTATGAAATGTCTGTCTCAGTAAATAGTGAAATAGGGTTATTGCAACTTGAAGAACAGCCTGACCCAACGCAAATGTTTCATGAAAATTATGCATTTTACAGCAGGTCGTCTTCTTTCATGAAGTTACACTTTAAAGAGATGGCGGGGGAAATAAAAAGTCTATTGCAGAATAAATTTTCAAATGATAAAAATCCTTTTGTTGTTGAGATTGGGTCAAATGATGGAGTTATGTTAGAACATTTGGTTGTTAATGATATACCTTGCTTGGGTGTGGAACCTTCTAAAAATGTTGCAGAAATATCTCATGAATATGGAGTAGAGACAATAAATGAATTTATGTCAGAAATAACAGCCAATAATATTCTTGCCTCTTATAGTGAAGCAAATGTCATTTATTCAGCTAATGTATTTTGTCATATACCTGATTTAAATGATCTAGCTAAAGCTTGTTCTGTTTTATTAAAAGATGGTGGTTATCTTATATTTGAGGACCCATATTTAGCTGATATCCTAGAAAAGATATCCTATGATCAAATTTATGATGAACATGTATATTTATTTTCGTGCTTTGCAGTAAAAAATATTTTTGGTAAATATGGATTAAGATTAGTTGACTGCAAACACCTAAACACTCATGGCGGCTCTATGCGATACTATTTAAGAAAGTCCAGCTCTACAGAAGAATCAGATCAACTAAAAAATCAATTAGAGTATGAAGAAAAATTAGGAGTCCTTTCAATGCCTTCTTATAAGGAATTTTCTGATAAATGTGAAATTGCTAAGAAAGGATTTAAAAGTAAGCTAGAATCTTTAAAAGAAGACAAGAAAACTATCTTAGGTTATGGAGCCACTTCGAAGAGCACAACTATCCTCAATTACTGTGAAGTAGGTCCTGAATTAATTGATTTTATTGTTGATACTACACCAACAAAACAAAATACCTTTACACCAGGAAAGCATATTCCTGTTTTACCTTATACAAAATTTTCTCCTCATCCTGATGTATCTGTTTTATTTGCTTGGAATCATCAGAAAGAAATTATGGCTAAAGAAGAGCAGTATAAAGGCGAATGGATGACTCACTTATATAAAGAATATCAATAA
- a CDS encoding DegT/DnrJ/EryC1/StrS family aminotransferase, with amino-acid sequence MKTFFANPKIGFVESKSSISKALSKLIDSGNYILGENVLRFEEEFNDYLGSKGYFISCASGTDAITLSIKINGIKPGSKIIVPSHTAAASILGILNAGCIPIYVDVNESNLLISFEEIKRTISRYKCKAILAVHLYGHGIEINKLKKLIKNSGIKIIEDCAQSTGTLINNKQSGTLSDAGCFSFFPTKNLGALGDGGGIWVPSKKMKGRAIALRQYGWDKKRNVTIEGGINSRLDELQAAILRIKLKKLPKEIKKRRNIAKIYDKYLDSRFIRISYSPNQECSYHLFVVRTKSRSKLLRYLAERNIFLGIHYYPPNHKNGVLSKYTKHDLKITNQISREVISLPLYPELQKKTQLSIIKKLNEFK; translated from the coding sequence TTGAAAACATTTTTTGCAAACCCCAAGATAGGCTTTGTAGAAAGTAAAAGTTCTATATCTAAGGCATTATCTAAGCTAATAGATAGTGGTAATTATATTCTTGGTGAAAATGTTTTACGCTTCGAAGAAGAGTTTAATGACTACCTAGGGAGTAAAGGTTACTTTATTTCTTGTGCCAGCGGAACTGATGCAATAACTCTATCCATTAAAATAAATGGAATAAAACCAGGGTCGAAGATTATTGTCCCTTCTCATACAGCAGCTGCGTCAATATTAGGAATTTTAAATGCTGGATGTATCCCAATTTATGTTGATGTGAATGAGTCAAATCTTCTTATTTCCTTTGAAGAAATTAAAAGAACTATTTCTAGGTATAAATGCAAAGCGATACTTGCAGTGCATCTTTATGGTCATGGGATAGAAATTAATAAATTGAAAAAGTTAATTAAGAATAGCGGCATTAAGATAATAGAAGATTGTGCTCAAAGCACTGGTACCTTAATAAATAATAAACAATCTGGTACTTTATCTGATGCAGGGTGCTTTAGCTTCTTCCCGACTAAAAACTTAGGTGCTTTGGGAGATGGAGGAGGAATTTGGGTTCCATCAAAAAAAATGAAAGGTAGAGCAATAGCTTTAAGGCAGTATGGTTGGGATAAAAAAAGAAATGTCACAATTGAAGGGGGAATAAACTCTAGACTAGATGAATTACAAGCTGCAATTTTAAGGATAAAACTTAAAAAGCTCCCTAAAGAGATAAAAAAACGAAGAAATATTGCAAAAATTTATGATAAATATCTCGACTCAAGATTTATAAGAATTTCTTACTCCCCAAATCAGGAATGTTCTTATCACTTATTTGTAGTTAGAACGAAATCAAGAAGTAAGCTGCTGAGATATTTGGCAGAGAGGAATATCTTTTTGGGGATACACTATTATCCTCCTAATCATAAAAATGGAGTATTGAGCAAATATACAAAACATGATCTAAAGATCACAAATCAAATTTCAAGAGAGGTAATCTCTTTACCTTTATACCCTGAATTACAAAAAAAAACCCAGTTATCTATTATAAAAAAACTGAATGAATTTAAATGA
- a CDS encoding FdtA/QdtA family cupin domain-containing protein: MKNLKTFNFQNIPQPQSSFWIINDLSALEHPVKRIFFNKSEEDEIRGDHAHHECWQTLVCLDGIIEVTLDDGQEKLHFSLNKKGLALTIPPKIWGTQEYEANSYLMVLCSHEYSERDYIKDYGVFLEEVRN, from the coding sequence ATGAAAAATTTAAAAACTTTTAACTTCCAAAATATTCCTCAGCCACAAAGTTCATTTTGGATTATCAATGACCTTTCAGCATTAGAACATCCAGTTAAAAGAATATTCTTTAATAAATCTGAAGAAGATGAAATAAGAGGAGATCATGCACATCATGAATGTTGGCAAACTCTTGTTTGCTTAGACGGGATAATAGAAGTTACTCTCGATGATGGACAAGAAAAATTGCACTTTTCATTAAATAAAAAAGGTCTGGCCTTAACTATCCCCCCCAAGATTTGGGGCACCCAAGAATATGAAGCAAATTCTTATTTGATGGTTCTTTGCAGTCATGAATATTCTGAAAGAGATTATATAAAAGATTATGGTGTCTTTTTAGAAGAGGTAAGAAATTAA
- a CDS encoding SDR family oxidoreductase, giving the protein MHVIISGGLGHIGSKLIRFLLNKNLKVTCIDNLSTQRISSLKGVIQNKNFNFFEIDIAKEPNKALDVLKKLDCNSFIHLGAITNAEASHDNPKQLFENNLSATKNTIEICSNLNFQLLFPSSTSVYGSAEDNVYEDDESFINPQSPYAECKVKEEELILNSKISNSAILRLGTIFGTSPGMRFHTAVNKFCWQAIMKMPITVWKTALHQHRPYLDINDACKAFFFFLKKEEQYGSIFNVNTENYTVSEILESITKYASNLNIEFVDSKIMNQLSYLVLNDKIKEIGFKFEGSLDRGISDTFEWFKNEKYF; this is encoded by the coding sequence ATGCATGTAATTATATCAGGTGGTTTAGGACATATTGGAAGTAAATTAATAAGATTCCTATTAAATAAAAACCTTAAAGTAACTTGTATAGATAACCTTTCTACTCAAAGAATTTCTTCCTTAAAAGGGGTAATACAGAATAAAAATTTTAACTTTTTTGAGATAGATATTGCTAAAGAGCCAAATAAAGCTTTAGATGTTTTAAAAAAATTAGACTGCAACTCTTTTATACATTTAGGAGCGATAACTAATGCTGAGGCATCTCATGATAATCCAAAGCAATTATTTGAAAACAATCTTTCTGCGACTAAAAATACAATCGAAATATGTTCAAATCTAAATTTTCAACTTCTCTTTCCTTCATCTACTAGCGTTTATGGTAGTGCCGAAGATAATGTTTATGAAGACGATGAATCTTTCATAAATCCTCAAAGTCCTTATGCTGAGTGTAAAGTGAAAGAAGAAGAATTAATTCTGAATAGTAAAATTTCTAATTCTGCTATTCTTAGACTTGGAACTATCTTTGGCACCTCACCAGGCATGAGATTCCACACAGCAGTTAATAAATTTTGTTGGCAAGCTATCATGAAAATGCCTATCACTGTTTGGAAAACAGCTTTACACCAACATAGGCCTTATCTTGATATAAATGATGCCTGTAAAGCATTTTTTTTCTTTTTAAAGAAAGAGGAGCAATATGGATCGATATTTAATGTCAATACTGAAAATTACACAGTCTCTGAAATCTTAGAAAGTATCACAAAGTATGCAAGTAATCTTAATATTGAGTTTGTTGATAGTAAAATAATGAACCAACTAAGTTATCTAGTTTTAAATGATAAGATAAAAGAAATTGGATTTAAGTTCGAAGGAAGCTTAGATAGAGGTATTTCAGATACCTTTGAATGGTTTAAAAATGAAAAATATTTTTAA
- a CDS encoding amidohydrolase: MKNALIISLVFLAMNGFSASPEELESKLDLQLDSLMTKVVSWRHDFHQYPELSNREFKTSKKVAKHLTDLGLEVKTGIAHTGVVAVLKGSRPGPMVALRADMDALPVVEATGLPFASKERSLYNGKDVGVMHACGHDAHISILMGVAEFLSSIKEDLPGSVMFIFQPAEEGAPAGEEGGARLMLKEGIWAKERPEVIFGLHVSNSPHGLISYREGPIMAAVDPWKITIKGKQAHGSRPWDSIDPIMVAFQIGNNLQTIISRKLDLRESPAVISVGSIHGGIRSNIIPDEVEMEGTIRTFNTSIRDKIFFEMRRIIENTASMAGASVEINLPNGESYPVTLNDEDLTARVLPTLKNIVGDEMVYRADRSTGAEDFSFFSQEIPGFFFFLGVNKEGADYTKVPGNHSPYFQIDDGALPVGVKGLSHLTIEYLFGNI, from the coding sequence ATGAAAAATGCTTTAATAATTTCACTGGTTTTCTTGGCTATGAATGGTTTCTCTGCTTCACCCGAGGAATTAGAATCAAAACTTGATCTTCAGCTAGATTCACTAATGACTAAGGTTGTTTCTTGGAGACATGATTTTCATCAATATCCTGAACTGTCTAATAGAGAATTTAAAACTTCTAAAAAAGTAGCCAAGCATCTAACTGATCTAGGTCTCGAAGTCAAAACGGGTATAGCCCATACAGGAGTTGTAGCAGTTTTAAAAGGTAGTAGGCCTGGACCAATGGTAGCCCTAAGGGCTGATATGGATGCCTTACCTGTAGTTGAAGCCACCGGTTTACCGTTTGCTTCAAAAGAAAGATCTCTTTATAACGGTAAAGATGTAGGAGTTATGCATGCTTGTGGTCATGATGCTCATATCTCAATCCTGATGGGTGTTGCAGAATTTCTTAGTTCTATAAAAGAAGACTTGCCTGGCTCAGTTATGTTTATATTTCAGCCTGCAGAAGAGGGCGCACCTGCAGGAGAAGAAGGAGGAGCAAGACTGATGTTAAAGGAAGGGATCTGGGCAAAAGAGAGACCAGAAGTCATATTTGGACTGCATGTTAGTAATTCACCTCATGGCCTTATATCCTATAGGGAGGGGCCGATAATGGCAGCGGTAGACCCATGGAAAATAACAATAAAAGGAAAACAAGCTCATGGCTCTAGGCCATGGGATTCTATAGACCCTATAATGGTTGCCTTCCAAATTGGTAATAATTTACAGACTATTATTTCAAGAAAGCTTGATTTAAGAGAATCCCCTGCTGTGATTTCGGTAGGAAGTATTCACGGCGGAATTAGAAGTAATATAATTCCAGATGAGGTCGAAATGGAAGGTACTATTAGGACCTTCAATACTTCTATCAGAGATAAAATTTTTTTTGAAATGAGAAGGATTATAGAAAATACAGCTTCAATGGCAGGAGCTTCAGTAGAGATAAATCTGCCTAATGGTGAAAGTTATCCAGTCACTCTTAATGATGAAGATTTAACCGCGCGCGTATTGCCTACATTAAAAAATATTGTAGGAGATGAAATGGTTTATAGGGCTGACAGAAGCACGGGAGCAGAAGACTTTAGTTTTTTCTCTCAAGAGATACCAGGTTTCTTTTTCTTCTTAGGCGTAAATAAAGAAGGAGCAGATTATACTAAAGTGCCAGGTAATCATTCCCCTTATTTTCAAATTGATGACGGAGCTTTGCCAGTTGGAGTTAAAGGATTGTCTCATTTAACAATAGAATATCTGTTTGGAAATATTTAA
- a CDS encoding NmrA family NAD(P)-binding protein, with product MTKVTVFSASGRPGRAQVRQLLSEGYEVRAVTRDKSKLDAFESIEIISADYNDPDSVFKACSGSDIVFYTTPSFEESHKGLDFAATIGNAARKASVKKLVFNTCCWGTDEEVGEMGYDGSRLIINTLTQTGIPLVTFQPVLFMDNLLTNWARKDIMSNGLYTYPHNPNLEASWICLDDVARFMIAAIDRDDLNGRRIVIGGPEIFTPQRVADLLSGHFGNPIRYEMLSLDIFAERLFNIFYADKEGSDKEAFTSYMSNFYKFNNESEHKPFKVDMKPVLELIPLELTPFSEWIKHQDWDEKINTTAG from the coding sequence ATGACAAAAGTAACTGTATTTAGTGCATCAGGAAGACCAGGAAGAGCTCAAGTCAGACAATTACTGTCTGAAGGATACGAAGTAAGGGCAGTGACCAGAGATAAATCTAAGTTAGATGCTTTCGAATCTATTGAGATTATTTCAGCTGATTATAATGATCCTGATTCTGTATTTAAAGCTTGCTCAGGGTCAGACATTGTTTTCTATACCACGCCATCATTTGAAGAAAGTCATAAGGGGTTAGATTTCGCTGCGACTATAGGTAATGCAGCAAGAAAAGCGAGTGTCAAGAAATTAGTTTTTAATACATGTTGTTGGGGCACAGATGAAGAAGTTGGAGAAATGGGTTATGACGGAAGTAGGCTTATAATTAATACTTTAACTCAGACTGGAATCCCTTTAGTGACATTTCAACCGGTTCTTTTTATGGATAATTTATTAACTAACTGGGCCAGGAAAGATATCATGAGTAATGGCTTGTATACTTATCCTCATAATCCAAACTTAGAAGCTAGTTGGATTTGTTTAGATGATGTAGCGAGGTTTATGATCGCTGCAATAGATAGGGATGACCTCAATGGCAGAAGGATAGTTATTGGAGGGCCAGAAATATTCACTCCCCAAAGAGTAGCAGATCTATTATCGGGGCATTTTGGTAATCCAATTAGGTATGAAATGTTGTCACTAGATATCTTTGCTGAAAGATTGTTCAATATATTTTATGCAGACAAAGAAGGTTCTGATAAAGAAGCTTTTACTTCATATATGTCAAATTTTTATAAATTTAATAATGAGTCAGAACATAAACCTTTTAAAGTAGACATGAAGCCGGTACTGGAATTAATACCTCTAGAACTTACGCCATTCAGTGAATGGATAAAACATCAAGATTGGGATGAAAAAATAAATACAACGGCTGGATAA
- a CDS encoding enoyl-CoA hydratase-related protein, with the protein MYETIIYEKKDEVALITLNKPKKLNAWTPFMAEELTLAIRKANDDASIGAIVMTGAGKGFCAGADIDETFKTRIDGKDPGKDTQSGHGGMPKDVDWVNLIRDSKPMIAAVNGAAVGIGITMILPFDIIMASERAKFGMFFIKMGLVPELASSYFLVQRMGFGGASEACLSGRLIEAKEALNSGLIDFMTVEHDLISEALIKAKLISENPSPQLRMVKQLLSQNGSEIDLDLVQDRESKLLRECWKTPEHKEAVKKFLNN; encoded by the coding sequence TTGTACGAAACAATTATATATGAGAAAAAAGATGAAGTAGCTCTTATTACTTTAAATAAGCCCAAGAAATTAAATGCTTGGACTCCGTTTATGGCTGAGGAACTAACTTTAGCAATAAGAAAAGCAAATGATGATGCTTCAATTGGTGCAATTGTTATGACAGGAGCTGGAAAAGGGTTTTGTGCAGGCGCAGATATTGATGAAACCTTTAAAACCAGGATAGATGGTAAAGATCCAGGAAAAGATACGCAATCTGGCCATGGAGGAATGCCCAAAGATGTAGATTGGGTTAACTTAATAAGGGACTCAAAACCCATGATTGCTGCTGTTAATGGTGCTGCTGTTGGAATAGGTATAACTATGATTTTACCCTTTGATATCATTATGGCCTCCGAAAGAGCTAAATTTGGCATGTTTTTTATTAAAATGGGTTTGGTCCCTGAACTAGCTAGTAGCTATTTTTTAGTTCAAAGAATGGGGTTTGGAGGGGCTAGCGAGGCTTGTTTATCTGGCCGCCTAATAGAGGCAAAAGAGGCTTTAAATTCTGGGTTAATAGATTTTATGACAGTAGAACATGACTTAATATCTGAAGCCCTTATTAAGGCTAAATTAATTTCCGAAAATCCAAGTCCTCAATTAAGAATGGTAAAACAGCTATTGAGTCAAAATGGAAGTGAGATAGACTTGGATTTAGTTCAAGATAGAGAAAGTAAATTATTACGTGAATGCTGGAAGACACCAGAACATAAAGAAGCTGTAAAGAAATTTTTAAATAATTAA